The following are from one region of the Gemmatimonadota bacterium genome:
- a CDS encoding OsmC family protein, whose protein sequence is MTKSDLRRARLTWSGEGLSFTGGPEGVPAVTIDGDRGDGPSPMDTLLLALAGCMAIDVRYVLEKSRVPLTALEVEIRGRHAEDIPRKFTHIELLYLVDGPEAEHRPRVDRAIELSRDKYCSVLHSLDPAIAFSIEVEVGGHDG, encoded by the coding sequence ATGACGAAGTCCGATCTGAGAAGAGCTCGTCTGACCTGGTCCGGCGAGGGTCTGAGTTTCACAGGCGGCCCGGAGGGCGTTCCGGCCGTGACCATCGACGGTGACCGCGGCGACGGGCCCTCCCCGATGGACACCCTCCTCCTGGCGCTCGCGGGGTGCATGGCTATCGACGTGCGCTACGTGCTGGAAAAATCGAGGGTCCCGCTCACGGCTCTCGAGGTGGAGATCAGGGGAAGGCATGCCGAAGATATTCCCCGTAAGTTCACTCACATCGAACTTCTCTACCTGGTCGACGGCCCCGAGGCCGAGCACCGGCCCAGGGTGGACCGGGCTATCGAGCTCTCCCGCGACAAGTACTGCTCGGTCCTGCATTCCCTCGACCCGGCCATCGCTTTCAGCATCGAGGTCGAGGTCGGCGGGCACGATGGATGA
- a CDS encoding tetratricopeptide repeat protein: MAIWGNIFKRQRRTLEKVDYLQEGADLLSSGKFKEALTSFKLALRDAPRDAWILQQIAICHTRIGMTHEAERNYRLVLEADPDAPGAHYGLAFLLLREQKVEEAAQHLEAFLAKAPTIPEAAEHVNHAATTLEGLKIELARGGAGEGGRR, from the coding sequence ATGGCCATCTGGGGCAACATCTTCAAGCGTCAGCGACGAACCTTGGAAAAGGTGGATTACCTGCAGGAGGGCGCCGACCTGCTCTCCAGCGGCAAGTTCAAGGAGGCGCTGACCTCGTTCAAGTTGGCCCTGCGAGACGCCCCCCGCGATGCCTGGATCCTCCAGCAGATCGCGATCTGCCATACCAGGATCGGCATGACGCACGAGGCCGAGAGGAATTACCGGCTCGTCCTGGAAGCGGATCCCGACGCCCCCGGAGCTCATTACGGGCTGGCCTTTCTCCTGCTGCGAGAGCAGAAGGTGGAGGAGGCCGCTCAGCACCTGGAGGCATTTCTGGCAAAGGCCCCGACCATACCGGAGGCTGCCGAACACGTCAACCACGCCGCGACGACCCTCGAAGGACTGAAGATCGAGCTGGCCCGGGGCGGGGCGGGCGAGGGAGGTCGGCGATGA